The Methanohalophilus portucalensis genome window below encodes:
- the trkA gene encoding Trk system potassium transporter TrkA, with the protein MKIIVIGAGEVGYHIAKSLYLENDLVIIDEDEDACLRVDEFDVQVIRGNGANAAILEKVLIGADLLVAVTGDDEVNIVSCMAAKLIKQSNKNFKTMARVSNPDYIDRPVAKRTQVGIDVMVCPELALASEVADILSIPSAIDSESFADGKVKMMEFVVKDNSNIAGKHLRDVDLLDCCIVSALFRGSQLIIPHGEDIIQAGDHIVIIGKTEAMKDISSFFGEINKSRSRVMIIGGGVVGFYLAQLLENTRLNVKIIEKGRQRSEMVADNLQKALVLRGDGSDLNLLKEEGVGEMDVVISVTDSDEKNLLCSLMAKQLGAKKVIVRADHFDYVPLFEMVGVDRAVSPREATVNEVLKLTMGTGIEALTTIEGEKAEIIEYTVSRKSRVTGKLLKDVNFPDDSLVSMVVHGGVTIIPRGNYRIREGDHLLVFSLPTAHQAVEKLFK; encoded by the coding sequence AGTCGATGAATTCGATGTTCAGGTTATTCGGGGCAACGGAGCAAATGCTGCAATTCTTGAAAAAGTTTTGATCGGTGCAGATCTGCTTGTGGCTGTAACCGGTGATGATGAAGTAAACATAGTTTCATGCATGGCTGCTAAATTGATAAAACAGTCCAATAAGAACTTCAAGACCATGGCAAGGGTCAGTAATCCTGATTATATAGATAGGCCGGTAGCCAAACGTACACAGGTTGGTATTGATGTAATGGTATGTCCTGAACTTGCCCTTGCATCTGAAGTTGCTGACATTTTATCAATTCCTTCTGCTATCGATTCTGAATCCTTTGCAGATGGAAAAGTAAAAATGATGGAGTTTGTTGTAAAGGACAATAGTAATATTGCAGGCAAACATCTTCGAGACGTAGATTTGCTCGATTGCTGTATCGTAAGTGCTCTTTTCAGAGGTTCGCAACTGATCATTCCTCATGGTGAAGATATTATTCAGGCCGGCGACCACATCGTAATTATTGGTAAAACAGAAGCAATGAAGGATATTTCTTCCTTTTTTGGCGAGATCAATAAATCACGCAGCCGTGTGATGATAATCGGAGGGGGTGTAGTCGGGTTTTACCTGGCACAGCTACTTGAAAATACCCGTTTGAATGTAAAGATTATTGAAAAGGGTCGCCAAAGGTCTGAAATGGTAGCCGATAATCTTCAAAAGGCACTTGTTTTGCGTGGGGACGGTTCCGATCTGAATCTTCTAAAGGAAGAAGGTGTCGGTGAGATGGACGTAGTTATCTCTGTCACAGACAGTGATGAAAAGAATTTATTGTGTTCGCTAATGGCCAAACAGCTGGGGGCAAAGAAGGTAATTGTCAGAGCTGATCACTTTGATTACGTGCCACTTTTCGAAATGGTAGGTGTAGACCGTGCTGTCAGTCCCAGGGAAGCCACGGTTAATGAAGTACTCAAACTTACTATGGGAACGGGCATCGAAGCCCTGACGACCATTGAAGGTGAAAAGGCAGAAATTATCGAATATACCGTATCTCGCAAATCAAGAGTGACAGGAAAGCTTCTAAAAGATGTTAATTTCCCGGATGATTCACTTGTAAGCATGGTAGTGCATGGAGGAGTTACTATTATTCCCCGGGGTAACTACAGGATAAGGGAGGGAGACCACCTGCTTGTATTTTCCCTGCCCACGGCACATCAGGCCGTAGAAAAACTGTTCAAGTAA
- the cutA gene encoding divalent-cation tolerance protein CutA — translation MEFIIVYITTSGTVEARNIASELVSRGLVACVNMYPIRSVFMWKGEVNEDDEVVLFAKTTKNNFEPVRELVRSIHSYELPAIVSWDIEADTEFLEWIRTSVSN, via the coding sequence ATGGAATTTATTATTGTTTATATCACAACTTCAGGTACAGTTGAGGCACGCAATATAGCATCCGAGTTAGTTTCCAGAGGTCTTGTCGCCTGCGTGAATATGTATCCTATAAGATCGGTTTTTATGTGGAAGGGAGAAGTAAACGAGGACGATGAAGTCGTCCTTTTTGCCAAAACGACCAAGAACAATTTTGAACCTGTACGAGAGCTTGTGCGCAGCATACACAGTTATGAGTTACCTGCAATTGTTTCATGGGATATTGAGGCAGATACTGAATTTTTGGAATGGATCAGGACATCGGTATCTAATTAA
- a CDS encoding 4Fe-4S binding protein — MSIKINRYKCGYCGACVGVCPSGALELVETWVEANDCCTSCGLCAKICPVGAIEVNK, encoded by the coding sequence ATGAGTATTAAGATAAATCGATACAAGTGCGGATACTGTGGTGCATGTGTGGGTGTATGCCCCAGCGGAGCCCTCGAGCTTGTAGAAACATGGGTGGAAGCTAATGATTGCTGCACAAGTTGTGGTCTCTGTGCCAAAATCTGCCCTGTAGGAGCTATTGAGGTGAATAAATGA
- the cofH gene encoding 7,8-didemethyl-8-hydroxy-5-deazariboflavin synthase subunit CofH has product MKTTIPDDIIQQAYEGKVTKENALKLLEVPPLQLFSLADRLRKQAVGDDVTYVVNRNINFTDQCIGNCGFCAFKHQENYLLEKSDILKKTKEAVELGATEVCIQGGLLEDANLEFYQNILSSIKANYPDIHIHAYSPMEIFHLAKKNGLSIESTIKRLKNSGLETMPGTAAEILSDRVREIICPGKLNTLQWENVITTAHRLGIATTATMMYGHVETKEERIDHILKIREIQQKTAGFTEFVLLPFMPYNNPIGKKMIKEGKYATGGIEDLQFYALSRILLHTHIPNIQASWVKLGKKLAQVALVSGANDVGGTLMEEKISSSAGAKNGESMEVSEIKWLIRTAGRKPVQRNTLYESIEAGK; this is encoded by the coding sequence ATGAAAACCACGATACCTGATGATATCATACAGCAGGCATATGAGGGAAAAGTTACAAAAGAAAATGCCCTCAAATTGCTGGAAGTTCCCCCTTTACAACTATTTTCCCTTGCTGACAGATTACGCAAGCAAGCCGTCGGCGATGATGTGACATATGTTGTCAACAGAAATATCAATTTCACAGACCAATGCATCGGAAACTGCGGTTTCTGTGCTTTCAAGCACCAGGAAAATTACCTTCTGGAAAAATCGGATATACTCAAAAAAACAAAAGAAGCTGTTGAGTTGGGTGCTACAGAAGTCTGTATCCAGGGCGGATTACTTGAAGATGCAAACCTGGAATTTTACCAGAATATTCTTAGTTCCATCAAAGCTAATTATCCCGACATACATATTCACGCCTATTCCCCGATGGAAATTTTCCACCTTGCAAAGAAAAACGGACTTTCTATCGAATCCACAATAAAAAGGCTCAAAAACAGTGGCCTTGAAACTATGCCCGGTACTGCTGCAGAGATCCTTTCAGACAGGGTACGCGAAATAATATGTCCCGGCAAACTGAACACCCTTCAGTGGGAAAATGTAATCACTACAGCCCACAGGCTTGGAATTGCCACTACTGCGACCATGATGTACGGGCATGTGGAAACAAAGGAAGAAAGGATAGATCACATACTGAAAATAAGGGAGATCCAGCAAAAAACCGCTGGTTTTACCGAATTTGTACTTTTGCCGTTCATGCCCTATAACAATCCTATCGGCAAAAAGATGATAAAAGAAGGCAAGTATGCCACCGGCGGCATAGAGGATTTACAGTTTTATGCGCTCTCCCGGATCCTCCTGCATACCCACATCCCCAATATACAGGCAAGCTGGGTCAAACTCGGAAAGAAACTTGCACAAGTAGCTCTTGTCTCTGGTGCCAACGATGTTGGGGGGACATTGATGGAAGAGAAAATCTCCAGCTCTGCAGGTGCAAAAAACGGGGAAAGTATGGAAGTTTCCGAAATAAAATGGTTGATCCGAACGGCCGGCCGCAAACCTGTGCAAAGGAATACTCTCTATGAAAGCATTGAGGCAGGGAAATGA
- a CDS encoding bactofilin family protein yields the protein MEILQQIDDDVYAAGGNLQINSDINGDLIVTGGTITVNGDIAGDLIAAGGTITIQGNIADDARIAAGTLKISGSIGDDVIAGCSQFILEENATIGGDLAASTNQAYLYGDIAGNVSGNFGNIILGGNVAGELDVDTDKIQTLSDATIQGERITSKETQPGITESDENGYGFMDIVFWLLRYIMLLLTGWIILYLATNSIEDMTFHLTDKPIHKTIAGLLSLLGILMGSIILAVTVVGIPLALILLLIMIFLLYCARIIAGLWLGKKLFGLLGRTTTRWREMAAGIFILLLLGSIPYIGWMVYVVTTLLSTGAIYYLLKEKVRNRPA from the coding sequence ATGGAAATCTTACAACAGATCGATGATGATGTTTATGCTGCAGGAGGCAATCTGCAGATCAACAGTGACATAAACGGTGATCTGATCGTTACCGGAGGTACCATTACCGTCAACGGAGATATTGCCGGAGATCTGATAGCTGCGGGCGGTACAATAACAATACAAGGAAACATAGCCGATGATGCCAGGATAGCAGCCGGGACACTGAAAATATCAGGAAGTATCGGAGACGATGTAATTGCAGGCTGCAGCCAATTCATCCTGGAAGAAAATGCAACAATTGGAGGAGATCTGGCAGCCAGCACAAATCAGGCATACCTCTACGGAGATATTGCGGGCAATGTGTCAGGAAACTTCGGGAATATAATACTTGGCGGGAATGTCGCAGGGGAACTGGATGTTGATACCGATAAAATACAAACCCTTTCTGATGCCACTATTCAAGGGGAAAGAATTACCTCTAAAGAAACGCAACCGGGTATAACAGAATCCGATGAAAATGGATATGGATTCATGGATATTGTATTCTGGTTATTGCGTTACATAATGTTACTGTTAACCGGCTGGATAATTCTCTACCTGGCAACAAATAGCATAGAGGATATGACCTTTCATCTCACGGATAAACCAATTCACAAGACTATAGCCGGCCTTTTATCATTGCTGGGAATCCTCATGGGATCAATTATACTTGCAGTAACAGTGGTTGGAATCCCCCTAGCATTGATACTGTTATTGATAATGATTTTTTTGCTCTACTGTGCAAGGATAATAGCCGGCTTATGGCTGGGAAAAAAACTATTCGGATTGCTAGGCAGGACTACTACAAGATGGCGGGAGATGGCAGCTGGCATATTCATACTACTGCTACTGGGGAGCATCCCATACATCGGCTGGATGGTCTATGTGGTCACCACCCTCCTGTCAACAGGTGCAATCTACTACCTATTAAAGGAAAAGGTCAGAAATCGGCCTGCATGA
- the cofH gene encoding 7,8-didemethyl-8-hydroxy-5-deazariboflavin synthase subunit CofH, whose amino-acid sequence MIPEDIENRARNGLATREDALKLLKENPFELFDMADRLRRESVGDDVTYVVNRNVYITNMCRGKCNFCSYNQPDGYILTIPEILEKVETAYVAGATEICIQGGFLPELKLDFYLEIVRAIKEKYPDISIHGYSPMEINHAARVDGISLEEAFTKLLEAGLGTLTGTSAEILCQRVRNIICPEKITTEEWIDTIKSAHNAGLVTNSTIMYGHVETWKERIDHLLILRDIQQKTGKFTELVPLPFLPYNNRVGKKMIKEGRYGPGGIEDLKFYAIARVLLSKHIPNIQASWVKLGNKLAQVALNCGANDLGGTLMEDQITVASGGKNGEYLHPEEMQWIIRGIGRRPVRRDTHYRECK is encoded by the coding sequence ATGATTCCTGAAGATATTGAAAATCGGGCTAGAAACGGATTGGCCACCAGGGAAGATGCCCTGAAACTTCTCAAAGAAAACCCTTTTGAACTTTTTGACATGGCAGACCGGCTGCGCAGGGAATCAGTCGGTGACGATGTAACCTATGTTGTGAATCGCAATGTATACATCACCAATATGTGCAGGGGGAAATGTAATTTCTGTTCATACAACCAGCCTGACGGTTACATACTGACAATACCGGAAATCCTGGAAAAGGTGGAAACAGCATATGTTGCAGGCGCCACCGAGATTTGCATACAGGGAGGTTTTCTTCCTGAACTCAAACTTGATTTTTACCTTGAGATCGTACGAGCGATCAAGGAAAAATATCCAGATATAAGCATTCATGGATATTCTCCCATGGAGATCAACCACGCTGCCAGAGTTGATGGTATTTCTCTGGAAGAGGCATTCACAAAATTGCTGGAAGCCGGATTGGGGACCCTTACAGGCACCTCTGCGGAAATCCTCTGCCAAAGAGTGCGAAATATAATTTGTCCTGAAAAGATTACTACAGAAGAATGGATTGATACAATTAAATCAGCACATAATGCAGGTCTGGTCACAAATTCAACCATTATGTATGGCCATGTGGAGACCTGGAAGGAGCGAATCGACCACCTCCTTATACTCAGGGATATCCAGCAAAAAACGGGCAAATTCACAGAACTTGTCCCCCTTCCATTTCTGCCCTACAATAACAGGGTGGGTAAAAAAATGATTAAAGAAGGGAGATATGGCCCGGGTGGAATAGAAGACCTGAAATTCTATGCCATTGCACGCGTTCTCCTCAGTAAACATATACCGAATATACAGGCCAGCTGGGTAAAACTTGGAAACAAGCTTGCACAGGTAGCCCTGAATTGTGGTGCCAACGACCTGGGTGGTACACTTATGGAAGACCAGATCACCGTTGCATCCGGGGGAAAGAATGGTGAATACCTGCACCCCGAAGAGATGCAATGGATCATCAGAGGAATCGGACGCAGGCCTGTCAGACGAGATACACATTACAGGGAATGTAAATGA
- a CDS encoding DUF22 domain-containing protein has protein sequence MSAEIIQVVSRKKGEIVSKKVKAAPYEFTIATRARWEMVIADNDLEIRAGEYKKIPVREITLDPDTLAMPCAFTYHAVASVLKIASTEGACPVDKERTVRYAYVFGQTNGKIREGDLLGVLNVFPIMFTREAMTPTEVD, from the coding sequence ATGTCTGCAGAGATAATACAGGTAGTATCCCGGAAAAAGGGTGAAATTGTTTCAAAAAAGGTAAAGGCAGCGCCCTATGAATTTACTATCGCAACTCGTGCAAGATGGGAAATGGTGATTGCGGATAACGATCTGGAAATCAGGGCAGGAGAATACAAAAAGATTCCTGTAAGGGAAATCACCCTTGATCCAGATACTCTTGCAATGCCATGCGCTTTTACTTATCATGCGGTTGCTTCTGTTCTCAAGATTGCTTCTACTGAGGGGGCATGTCCTGTGGATAAAGAGCGTACTGTCAGGTATGCATATGTCTTCGGCCAGACAAATGGAAAAATCAGGGAAGGGGACCTTCTCGGCGTCCTGAATGTTTTCCCGATAATGTTTACCAGGGAAGCCATGACTCCTACTGAAGTTGATTGA
- the cofC gene encoding 2-phospho-L-lactate guanylyltransferase, which produces MRAVIPYKKENAKSRLSTVMTKEQRETFVEKMLLDVVATLRKGGILNIDIITPKACDVKKEVKANIIEDDTDLNDCLNKYLSQKEEPILIIMADLPLVKFIHIKDIVASKADVTIVPGKGGGTNILFIRKPENFRVKYYGSSFENHCMIAAQQKLSIRVYDSFLASTDIDEPQDITELLLHGQGIAKDYAEKRFGKKEGKGRVKISPFN; this is translated from the coding sequence ATGAGAGCAGTAATACCCTACAAAAAGGAAAATGCCAAATCCAGGCTTTCAACTGTTATGACAAAGGAGCAGAGGGAAACCTTTGTCGAAAAGATGCTTCTGGATGTTGTTGCAACTTTAAGGAAGGGTGGGATTCTGAATATAGATATAATCACCCCCAAAGCCTGTGACGTGAAAAAGGAAGTGAAAGCAAATATAATTGAGGATGACACGGACCTCAACGATTGTTTGAATAAATATCTCTCTCAAAAGGAAGAGCCGATACTGATCATTATGGCGGATCTGCCCCTTGTGAAATTCATTCATATAAAAGATATAGTAGCGAGTAAAGCGGATGTGACTATTGTACCGGGCAAAGGAGGCGGCACAAATATACTGTTCATCCGCAAACCTGAGAATTTCAGGGTCAAATACTACGGTTCAAGTTTTGAGAATCACTGCATGATTGCCGCACAACAAAAACTCTCTATTCGGGTATATGATTCATTCCTTGCAAGTACGGATATTGATGAACCACAGGATATTACAGAACTCCTATTACATGGACAGGGAATTGCAAAGGATTATGCCGAAAAAAGATTCGGTAAAAAGGAAGGTAAAGGAAGGGTGAAAATAAGCCCCTTTAATTAG
- a CDS encoding NAD(P)/FAD-dependent oxidoreductase, which translates to MKEMYDLIVVGGGPGGAIAAKNAAELGLDVLLIEKRQEIGDPVRCAEGVSKICLSDHIEPDPRWICADLTGSRIYSPDGTMVEMSEEMSGGEVGYVLERKVFDRALVDQCARAGAEVRVKTRATGLIMEKGVVCGIYAMYLGEEYEIRSKIVIGADGMESKVGRWAGIDTSLKPTDMETCVQYLVTNIDIDPQFCDFYLGNEIAPAGYLWVFPKGENMANIGVGILGSKSGDHRAIDYLDKFMRDVYPEGRIIEMVYGGVPVSGPIEKTVSDGLILVGDAARQSDPITGGGIINAMEAGKIAAEVAADAIKKGDYTTDTLNEYETLWRSTIGKEIEYSLVVKETFIKFTDKDLNHLAQSLSNVNFYSLSLKDLLYALFKANKKLLWDLRGLFRDVVNNNFEFKYKKNQFD; encoded by the coding sequence ATGAAAGAAATGTATGACTTAATAGTCGTAGGTGGTGGACCCGGGGGAGCGATCGCCGCAAAAAATGCTGCAGAACTCGGACTTGATGTACTCCTTATCGAAAAAAGGCAGGAAATAGGAGACCCTGTGCGATGTGCAGAGGGAGTTTCTAAAATCTGCCTCAGTGACCACATTGAACCTGATCCACGATGGATATGTGCAGATCTTACAGGCTCCCGCATATATTCCCCTGACGGCACAATGGTTGAAATGAGTGAAGAAATGTCCGGAGGAGAGGTAGGTTACGTCCTTGAGAGAAAAGTTTTCGACCGTGCCCTTGTGGACCAGTGTGCCAGGGCAGGTGCAGAAGTTAGGGTCAAGACACGGGCAACCGGGCTTATAATGGAAAAAGGTGTTGTATGCGGAATTTATGCAATGTACCTGGGCGAGGAATACGAAATACGCTCAAAGATCGTGATCGGCGCTGACGGTATGGAATCAAAGGTAGGCAGATGGGCCGGGATCGATACCTCCCTGAAACCAACCGATATGGAAACCTGCGTACAATATCTTGTTACTAATATTGATATTGATCCACAATTCTGTGATTTTTATCTCGGAAACGAAATTGCACCAGCAGGCTACCTCTGGGTATTCCCGAAAGGTGAAAATATGGCAAACATAGGCGTTGGTATTCTGGGAAGTAAATCAGGTGACCACAGAGCCATCGACTATCTTGATAAATTTATGAGAGATGTTTACCCAGAGGGGAGGATCATCGAAATGGTCTATGGAGGAGTTCCCGTTAGTGGCCCCATCGAAAAAACAGTTAGTGATGGGTTAATCCTCGTAGGTGATGCTGCACGCCAATCAGATCCAATTACAGGAGGAGGTATAATCAATGCCATGGAAGCTGGAAAGATTGCTGCAGAAGTTGCTGCGGATGCCATTAAAAAAGGAGATTACACCACAGATACCCTGAACGAATATGAAACTCTCTGGAGATCCACCATCGGAAAGGAAATCGAATATAGCCTGGTAGTAAAAGAGACATTTATCAAATTTACAGACAAGGACCTCAATCACCTTGCACAATCCCTGTCCAATGTTAATTTTTATAGCCTGAGTCTTAAAGACCTGCTTTATGCCCTATTCAAAGCAAACAAGAAACTATTATGGGACCTGAGGGGTCTTTTCAGAGATGTGGTTAACAACAACTTTGAATTCAAATATAAAAAGAATCAGTTTGACTGA
- a CDS encoding Maf family nucleotide pyrophosphatase: MRRIILASTSPRRRELLTQLIGDSFEMVPSAYNELMDEELDPPSQVLQHALGKGRDVTTKYPDSVIIAADTVVSCGGKLLGKPSDKEDAISMLEMISGRTVEVLTGIVVIYPVKGIEDTDIISTQVRMANLSRQDIAAYVKTGEPMGKAGAFAIQGLGAVLVEKVEGIFLMWSAFLFSSFRRC; encoded by the coding sequence ATGCGCAGGATAATTCTGGCTTCTACATCTCCCCGGCGCAGGGAATTGCTGACACAGCTCATTGGGGATAGCTTTGAGATGGTCCCTTCTGCTTACAATGAGCTCATGGATGAGGAGTTGGACCCTCCTTCCCAGGTACTTCAGCACGCTCTGGGAAAAGGTCGTGATGTTACGACAAAATATCCGGATTCTGTGATAATCGCAGCTGACACGGTTGTATCATGCGGCGGAAAACTTCTCGGCAAGCCTTCAGATAAAGAAGACGCCATATCTATGTTGGAGATGATAAGTGGCAGAACTGTGGAAGTTTTAACCGGAATTGTAGTTATTTATCCGGTAAAAGGGATTGAGGATACTGATATAATATCTACTCAAGTTAGGATGGCGAACCTCTCTCGGCAAGATATTGCAGCTTATGTGAAAACCGGTGAACCAATGGGTAAAGCAGGGGCCTTTGCCATACAGGGACTTGGTGCTGTGCTTGTGGAAAAAGTGGAAGGGATTTTTTTAATGTGGTCGGCCTTCCTCTTTTCAAGCTTTCGCAGATGTTAA
- the cofG gene encoding 7,8-didemethyl-8-hydroxy-5-deazariboflavin synthase subunit CofG, with translation MPEYATFARNVFIPVTNICRNNCHYCTFRREPSHPDAQLMGEKEIGDILSHGKKAGCTEALFVFGEYAEEVPEYMEWLESRGYSSTVDYVYKLCEMAIGKGLLPHTNAGILTYEEMEVLKPVNASMGLMLETTARLPAHELSPGKEPKIRLRMIEDAGKLHIPFTTGILVGIGETRENRIYSLETIAEIQLKYGHIQEVIIQNFMPKPGTRMESIKPPSKEEMLDTVQLARSILPADVEVQVAPNLIDPYLLIKAGAKDLGGISPTTIDWINPEAEWPDVEKLKTMARDIPLKERLPIYPQYIRSGWYSKQLDGLINSLANSEGYRK, from the coding sequence ATGCCAGAGTATGCCACATTCGCACGTAATGTATTCATTCCTGTCACAAACATCTGCAGGAACAACTGCCATTACTGTACCTTCCGTCGTGAGCCATCCCATCCTGATGCACAACTGATGGGTGAAAAAGAGATAGGTGATATTCTAAGCCACGGAAAAAAGGCGGGTTGTACGGAAGCCCTGTTCGTGTTCGGAGAGTATGCCGAGGAAGTGCCCGAATACATGGAGTGGCTGGAAAGTAGAGGCTATTCTTCAACTGTGGATTATGTCTATAAATTGTGTGAAATGGCAATTGGAAAAGGACTGTTGCCCCATACAAACGCCGGGATACTGACCTATGAAGAAATGGAGGTCCTTAAACCTGTAAATGCAAGTATGGGCCTCATGCTCGAAACCACTGCACGATTACCTGCCCATGAACTGTCGCCGGGTAAAGAACCCAAAATCCGTCTTCGCATGATAGAAGATGCAGGTAAACTACATATCCCGTTCACAACAGGCATCCTTGTAGGTATCGGAGAAACCCGCGAAAATCGTATCTATTCCCTCGAAACCATTGCAGAGATACAGCTCAAATATGGCCATATCCAGGAAGTAATTATCCAGAATTTCATGCCCAAGCCTGGCACCAGGATGGAAAGCATCAAGCCACCATCAAAAGAAGAGATGCTCGATACTGTACAGCTTGCAAGGAGTATTCTGCCTGCAGATGTAGAAGTGCAGGTAGCCCCAAACCTTATTGATCCTTACCTGCTGATTAAAGCAGGTGCCAAAGATTTGGGAGGAATATCCCCCACAACGATTGACTGGATTAATCCCGAAGCTGAATGGCCGGATGTTGAAAAATTGAAAACTATGGCAAGAGATATCCCATTAAAGGAAAGATTACCAATCTACCCGCAATACATAAGAAGTGGATGGTATAGTAAGCAACTTGATGGATTAATAAATTCCCTTGCAAATTCCGAAGGTTATCGAAAATAA
- a CDS encoding 4Fe-4S binding protein — protein sequence MRVNEKCVGCGQCTAFCKQDAIVVKGNAYITDKCTNCGVCAFYCPLKAIEAEK from the coding sequence ATGCGAGTCAATGAAAAATGTGTCGGATGCGGACAATGTACCGCTTTCTGCAAACAGGATGCCATTGTAGTCAAAGGAAATGCATATATTACTGACAAATGTACCAACTGCGGCGTATGTGCATTCTACTGTCCCCTTAAGGCTATCGAGGCTGAAAAATGA
- a CDS encoding phytoene desaturase family protein gives MKINVIGAGLGGLLSAASLAVEGHEIEVFERLPITGGRFTNIEYHGFSLSTGALHMIPHGSTGPLGNLLRKIGADVEIVPCEPMAMIRIPANGSNNYKSGFKDISFNQYGSQFSMWNRLKLAILLVTTRRWPPKNISFENWIRKYLNEDSAHKTANSFCGWALSLTNRDVPAEEAFEIFENLYRYGGTGIPMGGCKGVTDALVEIIRSNGGKIHKSTEVSQIIVENNTARGLIADGKKHYSDVIISNIGHPFTRDLYDSGTINNAYEEKIDNAKPSAGIKICLASEEPLIGHNGILLTPYCRRVNGINEVTNTDPNLAPAEKHLVMAHQSVQQEKIDKLEEEIEIGLQDLKEVFPNKKYEVILTQSYYDGWPVNRASSGSDIGNTTPINSLYVVGDGAKGKGGIEVEGVALGVMNTLDIIKQQHRE, from the coding sequence ATGAAAATCAATGTAATCGGAGCAGGTCTCGGAGGTCTTTTAAGCGCGGCTTCACTCGCAGTCGAAGGACATGAAATAGAAGTTTTTGAAAGATTACCCATTACAGGAGGGCGGTTTACAAACATCGAATATCACGGTTTCAGCCTGTCTACGGGAGCATTGCACATGATACCTCATGGTTCTACAGGTCCTCTGGGCAACCTGCTCAGGAAAATAGGTGCAGACGTGGAAATCGTACCCTGTGAACCTATGGCCATGATCCGTATACCCGCAAATGGTTCAAATAATTATAAATCCGGATTTAAAGATATATCTTTCAATCAATATGGTTCACAATTCTCCATGTGGAACAGGCTCAAACTTGCAATTCTTCTAGTTACCACCAGAAGGTGGCCTCCTAAAAATATTTCTTTTGAAAACTGGATTCGTAAATACCTGAATGAAGATAGCGCACACAAAACCGCCAACTCATTCTGCGGTTGGGCACTGAGCCTGACAAACAGAGATGTACCTGCAGAGGAAGCTTTTGAAATATTTGAGAATCTCTACCGCTATGGAGGAACAGGAATCCCGATGGGTGGATGTAAAGGAGTTACGGATGCTCTTGTAGAAATAATTCGTTCAAATGGCGGAAAAATTCATAAAAGTACCGAAGTGAGTCAGATAATTGTGGAAAACAATACAGCCCGGGGATTAATAGCAGATGGAAAAAAACATTACTCCGATGTTATAATAAGCAATATTGGCCACCCATTTACAAGAGATCTTTATGACTCAGGTACCATTAATAATGCTTATGAAGAAAAAATAGACAATGCCAAACCGTCTGCAGGAATTAAGATATGCCTGGCCTCAGAGGAGCCTTTGATCGGCCACAACGGCATTCTCCTGACACCTTACTGCCGCCGGGTCAATGGAATCAATGAAGTGACCAACACAGACCCCAACCTTGCTCCTGCAGAGAAACATCTGGTAATGGCACACCAAAGTGTCCAGCAGGAAAAAATCGATAAGCTTGAAGAGGAGATTGAAATTGGCCTGCAGGATCTCAAGGAAGTCTTCCCCAATAAAAAATACGAAGTAATCCTCACCCAGTCATATTATGACGGCTGGCCCGTAAACCGGGCATCCTCCGGATCGGATATAGGCAATACCACGCCCATCAATAGCCTTTACGTCGTTGGGGACGGGGCAAAGGGAAAAGGAGGCATCGAAGTAGAAGGCGTTGCCCTGGGTGTTATGAACACGCTGGATATCATAAAGCAACAGCATCGGGAATGA